From Sparus aurata chromosome 9, fSpaAur1.1, whole genome shotgun sequence, a single genomic window includes:
- the gjb8 gene encoding gap junction protein beta 8 yields the protein MSWGALYAQLGGVNKHSTSLGKIWLSVLFIFRITILVLAAESVWGDEQSDFTCNTQQPGCKNVCYDHFFPVSHIRLWCLQLIFVSTPALLVAMHVAYRKRGDKRTMLASNGTDKMTDTDLETLKRRRLPITGPLWWTYTCSLFFRLIFEGGFMYALYFVYDGFQMPRLVKCEQWPCPNKVDCFISRPTEKTVFTIFMVSSSAICMVLNVAELCYLIVKALLRCSTRSNKRRHNYSNTDSGTRDNALLQNKKNEMLLSSSTDPTSNKTMC from the coding sequence ATGAGTTGGGGGGCACTCTATGCCCAGCTGGGCGGTGTCAACAAACACTCCACCAGTCTGGGAAAGATTTGGCTTTCTGTGCTTTTCATCTTTCGCATCACTATTCTGGTTCTGGCTGCTGAGAGCGTCTGGGGGGACGAGCAGTCAGACTTCACATGCAACACGCAGCAGCCCGGCTGCAAAAATGTCTGCTATGATCACTTCTTTCCTGTGTCGCACATCCGCTTGTGGTGCCTGCAGCTCATATTTGTGTCCACGCCTGCTTTGCTGGTGGCCATGCATGTGGCCTACAGGAAACGTGGGGATAAGAGGACCATGCTGGCCTCCAACGGCACGGACAAGATGACGGACACCGACCTGGAGACGCTGAAGAGGAGGCGTCTGCCAATCACAGGCCCACTGTGGTGGACCTACACCTGCAGCTTGTTCTTCCGGCTCATCTTTGAGGGCGGCTTCATGTACGCGCTGTACTTTGTCTACGACGGCTTCCAGATGCCCAGGCTAGTGAAGTGCGAGCAGTGGCCCTGCCCCAACAAGGTGGACTGCTTCATCTCCAGGCCGACAGAGAAGACCGTCTTCACCATCTTCATGGTGTCCTCGTCGGCCATATGTATGGTGCTGAATGTTGCTGAGCTTTGCTATCTCATCGTCAAGGCGCTACTGAGGTGCTCGACCAGGTCAAACAAGAGGAGACACAATTACAGCAACACGGACAGCGGGACGAGGGATAACGCCCTTCTTCAGAACAAGAAGAACGAGATGCTGTTGTCTTCATCCACTGATCCGACCAGCAACAAGACCATGTGTTGA